A portion of the Eretmochelys imbricata isolate rEreImb1 chromosome 27, rEreImb1.hap1, whole genome shotgun sequence genome contains these proteins:
- the FBXO47 gene encoding F-box only protein 47: MRSLNAAGKIYGTSRSMTSTVSTSFTLIPNQKYRRSSRRSKPFCNTVDTDSESLSTLGNFQALPLEIFQMVLKYLSVKDISMLSMVSKAISNRLINYISTSSGNRRLLLQDFHNLEISGMREGSCVLEHYRSLGLLLKRCTLLLPTKDRLKYIHKILSEVSCFKLSGCPSPLHCLGLQCYGVFLQTLTAGWDELECHRVFNFLCELSNLPRKVQTVVSSKPGSARKLELRIRLFCRSVLLNHWIHRSDSAFWLTRILKPWPMVNQARLLYIIFGPVSSLNGHVVWQKMTEGSTDETSLKGLADAIKLLYDTEAKEWTADDVISLVDELSVVPREWLMENNARLLILSGNNICFTFMASKAVNGRAVELAKIVVFLALVCEKDLYCMDWAVKMMQKVCKVFSTPGERNNFLQSVENAFAHMIMDMLQSVMSGDRDEEDSSFLNLFHLVNAQANFHKEILYLTMRSTSA, encoded by the exons GAAAAATTTATGGGACTAGTAGAAGTATGACATCCACTGTAAGTACCAGCTTCACCTTGATTCCCAACCAGAAATACAGGCGCAGTAGCCGTCGCTCCAAACCATTCTGCAACACTGTGGACACAGATTCCGAGTCACTATCAACTCTCGGGAATTTCCAAGCACTGCCATTGGAGATCTTTCAAATGGTCTTGAAATATCTCTCAG TGAAGGATATCAGCATGCTAAGCATGGTGTCGAAAGCCATCAGCAACCGCCTTATTAATTACATCTCAACCTCATCAGGAAACAGAAGGCTTTTACTGCAAGATTTTCATAACCTTGAGATATCTGGCATGAGAGAAGGATCCTGTGTATTAGAACACTACAGATCTCTAG GTTTGTTGCTTAAAAGGTGCACACTACTGCTGCCCACAAAAGACAGGCTAAAGTACATACACAAGATACTCTCAGAA GTTTCCTGTTTTAAACTCAGTGGTTGCCCAAGCCCGTTGCATTGCTTGGGATTACAATGCTATGGAGTGTTTTTACAG ACCTTGACAGCAGGCTGGGATGAGCTAGAATGCCATCGTGTTTTTAACTTCCTCTGTGAGCTGAGCAATCTACCCCGCAAAGTACAGACAGTTGTGAGCAGCAAACCAG GAAGTGCCCGAAAGCTGGAATTACGAATAAGGTTATTCTGTCGCAGTGTCCTGCTAAATCATTGGATTCATCGAAGTGATTCTGCATTTTGGCTCACTCGTATCTTAAAACCATGGCCAATGGTTAATCAAGCCCGGCTGTTGTACATCATTTTTGGGCCAGTCTCCTCTCTAAATG GACATGTGGTTTGGCAGAAAATGACAGAAGGATCAACAGATGAGACCAGTTTAAAGGGTCTAGCTGATGCTATTAAACTACTGTATGACACAGAAGCTAAAGAGTGGACAGCCGATGATGTTATCAGTCTTGTGGATGAATTGTCAG TGGTTCCCCGGGAGTGGCTCATGGAGAATAATGCTCGCCTCCTCATCCTGAGTGGGAACAACATCTGCTTCACCTTCATGGCTAGTAAAGCTGTGAATGGGCGGGCTGTTGAGCTGGCCAAGATAGTGGTCTTTCTGGCTTTG GTCTGTGAGAAGGACCTGTACTGCATGGATTGGGCAGTAAAAATGATGCAGAAAGTCTGCAAGGTTTTCAGCACTCCAGGTGAAAGGAATAACTTCCTGCAGAGTGTGGAGAATGCATTTGCTCACATGATCATGGACATGCTACAGTCAGTAATGTCTG GAGATCGTGATGAAGAAGACAGCAGCTTTTTGAATTTGTTCCACCTTGTGAATGCACAAGCTAACTTCCATAAGGAAATTCTGTATCTGACCATGAGAAGTACCTCTGCCTAA